The Neosynechococcus sphagnicola sy1 genome segment TAAGATACCTTTGCAAAAGTGGTCTACCGCCGTCCACAACCAAATCTTGTTTTTTTGAGCCCACAAAGGTTTCCAGTTTATCCAGTTCGCCAACCTGGGAAATTTGGTATGGGTCATAGGCATCTGGGAGGTGTTTGCCGACCGCTTTGACCCAGCTAATCACAGTTGTGTGATGCACTCCTTTGATCCGTTCAATACCCCGAAACCCCATGCCGTTGGCGTACATTTGGAGGCATTCTCGCTTGAACTCATCGGGATATCCAAGATGCAGTTGATAATCCTCAATGAACTGCCGTTGGCAATCGGCACAAATGTGATTTTGTTTGCCTCTTCGATGTCCATTCTTACGGATGTTAGTCGATCCACACTCCGGGCATTGCATAGGACGTTCACCCAATATCATCCTTTAATTATGCAACGCCTCATCGTTTCAGTCCCGTGACCGGGATTCAGTGAACTGCGAGCAGGAAGTCTTGCAGCGAATGCCTGATAGACTGCCACCAGAGCTAGGGCAGCAGGTGGAAGAAGACATTCGCAACAAGAACAGCCCGGAAACCTTGCTTCGAGAGCTAGCGAAGCTCGGGGTTAAGCACGCTCCGGAAAATGTCGTGCGGATCGCTAGAAAACGAAGCGGCGGCATTGTGTTTTTGGAGACTGGCGATTAAAGTCGTGGACTGCAA includes the following:
- a CDS encoding IS1 family transposase (programmed frameshift), whose product is MQCPECGSTNIRKNGHRRGKQNHICADCQRQFIEDYQLHLGYPDEFKRECLQMYANGMGFRGIERIKGVHHTTVISWVKAVGKHLPDAYDPYQISQVGELDKLETFVGSKKNKIWLWTAVDHFCKGILGWVLSGDHSAETFKLLWAIVATWKCYFYVTVRVALPKALGWSVYPGFIPEGAQIVSKTYMTRVEGENTRLRHYLAHLHRKTLCYSKSVEMLGHSIRLLIHYLNFGDVPVPQRS